The following coding sequences are from one Triplophysa dalaica isolate WHDGS20190420 chromosome 12, ASM1584641v1, whole genome shotgun sequence window:
- the LOC130433213 gene encoding uncharacterized protein LOC130433213 encodes MESRKNQPSLRFISWNTMGIKSTKDKIPKLPLVLDELETQKADVAFLQETHLGPQDYEKIKEKLKGWRIYYTVYSHRSKGVAILVNKKTSFHYICHDEDYSGGYIVLFCRISGQLYTLVNLYNHKADKDMLHRLKDYLTAITTKGVLLVGGDFNTVLDPNFDRKTLSDQTYQSSLRCILEEFTSSLNLIDIFAHIHATDEGFTRSQNESHSRLDMFFMPTNRAKDVIYCENVKAKPRLSKTMTKQNSDHDPLILEIKRTLSPDNEIPEVSSFLSHFEYNGIPEEIREGKINGAEILRSIRSLPDSKQQLPDRLSVQAYKTNDLPMTEILKISYNIMLNTKYVPEPFSLCDASSDEPFFNVDYMIFTQILAKRLKVFLTSSFRSKKKVPHAYRNYVTLSKDQQKIKMSFLKKSLSSLKNIQPSPPKDFTILKYLLPKASSLQKTDYRILRQGCPLTRPILTLALKQLENEIINAGTRNTSVSPFRQCLVIFSNINNDSTISMLVEKFKKHSGIKIHSKWMKIRPPYQRLQLHPR; translated from the coding sequence ATGGAATCTCGAAAAAATCAGCCTTCACTTCGTTTTATTTCCTGGAATACTATGGGAATCAAGAGCACAAAGGATAAAATCCCCAAGCTCCCACTTGTGCTGGATGAGCTCGAAACACAAAAGGCTGATGTAGCCTTTCTACAAGAGACACACCTTGGGCCACAGGATTacgaaaaaataaaagaaaaattaaaaggATGGAGGATCTACTACACTGTATACAGCCATCGCAGCAAGGGAGTTGCTATATTGGTAAACaagaaaacatcatttcacTACATTTGCCATGATGAGGACTATAGTGGAGGCTATATTGTCCTATTTTGTCGTATAAGTGGTCAATTATATACTCTTGTTAATTTATACAATCATAAAGCAGACAAAGATATGTTGCACAGGTTAAAAGATTACTTGACAGCTATTACAACTAAAGGTGTGCTTTTGGTCGGTGGAGACTTCAACACAGTTTTGGACCCAAACTTTGACAGGAAGACTTTATCAGATCAAACATACCAATCCTCATTGAGATGCATTTTAGAGGAATTTACAAGTTCCCTGAACCTCATAGATATATTTGCACATATCCATGCAACAGATGAAGGTTTTACACGATCTCAGAACGAGAGTCACTCAAGGTTGGATATGTTCTTTATGCCAACAAACAGAGCAAAAGATGTAATAtactgtgaaaatgtcaaagcAAAACCGAGATTGTCTAAAACTATGACAAAGCAAAACTCTGATCATGATCCTTTAATTTTAGAAATCAAACGTACATTGTCACCTGACAATGAAATTCCTGAAGTTTCCTCATTTTTAAGCCATTTTGAATACAATGGAATCCCTGAAGAAATAAGAGAAGGAAAAATAAATGGTGCAGAAATACTGAGAAGCATCAGATCTTTGCCCGATTCAAAACAGCAACTGCCTGACAGGCTAAGTGTTCAAGCCTATAAAACCAATGATCTTCCAATGACAGAAATTCTAAAAATAAGCTATAATATAATGTTAAACACGAAATATGTACCTGAACCTTTTTCATTGTGTGATGCCTCAAGCGATGAGCCTTTTTTCAATGTTGACTATATGATATTCACTCAAATTTTAGCGAAACGTCTTAAGGTGTTTCTAACATCATCTTTCAGATCAAAAAAAAAGGTACCACATGCTTATCGAAATTATGTGACTCTTTCAAAGGACCagcaaaaaatcaaaatgtcttTCCTGAAAAAAAGTCTCTCTTCTCTTAAAAATATTCAACCCTCACCACCAAAAGATTTCACCATACTGAAATATCTCCTCCCTAAAGCCAGCAGTTTACAGAAAACTGACTACAGAATATTACGGCAAGGCTGCCCACTCACCAGGCCCATTCTTACACTGGCATTGAAACAACTGGAAAATGAGATAATAAATGCTGGCACACGCAACACTAGTGTCAGCCCCTTCAGACAGTGTCTAGtgattttttcaaatattaataatgattcAACAATTTCAATGTTGGTTGAAAAGTTCAAGAAACATTCTGGGATTAAAATACACTCCAAATGGATGAAAATACGTCCCCCTTATCAAAGATTGCAGCTACACCCTCGTTGA